A single genomic interval of Camelina sativa cultivar DH55 chromosome 11, Cs, whole genome shotgun sequence harbors:
- the LOC109127337 gene encoding cytokinin hydroxylase-like has translation MLLTVLKSLLVIFVTLVLRVLYDTISCYWLTPRRIKKIMERQGVTGPKPRPLTGNILEISAMVSQSASKDCDSIHHDIVGRLLPHYVAWSKQYGKRFVVWNGTDPRLCLTETELIKELLMKHNGVSGRSFLPSKYNREIKSLKMEVERLLIEIIQSRRDCAEMGRSSTHGDDLLGLLLNEMDSDKNNNNNNNNLQLIMDECKTFFFAGHETTALLLTWTMMLLADNPTWQEKVRDEVREVFGCDGLPSVDRLSKLTSLSKVINESLRLYPPATLLPRMAFEDLKLGDLTIPKGLSIWIPVLAIHHSEELWGKDANQFNPERFGGRPFASGRHFIPFAAGPRNCIGQQFALMEAKIILATLISKFNFTISNNYRHAPIVVLTIKPKYGVQVILKPLDS, from the exons atgtTGCTTACAGTATTAAAATCACTCCTCGTGATATTCGTGACCTTAGTATTGAGAGTTTTATACGACACCATATCGTGTTACTGGCTAACACCTAGGCGAATCAAGAAGATCATGGAACGACAAGGCGTAACCGGTCCTAAACCGCGTCCGTTAACCGGAAACATCCTTGAAATCTCGGCCATGGTTTCACAATCCGCTTCCAAGGATTGTGACTCTATTCACCATGACATCGTCGGCCGTCTTCTCCCGCATTACGTTGCTTGGTCCAAACAGTACG GGAAGAGATTTGTTGTGTGGAATGGGACGGATCCTCGTCTTTGCTTAACGGAAACAGAATTGATAAAGGAGTTGCTGATGAAACACAACGGTGTAAGTGGAAGATC GTTTCTTCCAAGCAAATACAACAGAGAGATTAAGTCCCTCAAAATGGAAGTGGAACGTTTGTTGATTGAGATCATACAAAGCAGACGAGACTGCGCTGAGATGGGTCGGAGTAGCACTCACGGTGACGACCTTCTCGGGCTTCTCTTGAACGAAATGGATAGcgacaagaacaacaacaataacaataacaatctTCAGTTGATAATGGATGAATGCAAGACGTTCTTCTTTGCTGGCCATGAGACCACGGCTTTGCTCCTCACATGGACAATGATGCTCCTAGCCGATAATCCCACGTGGCAGGAAAAAGTCCGAGATGAGGTCAGGGAGGTCTTTGGCTGTGATGGCCTTCCCTCGGTCGATCGACTATCCAAGCTAACCTCG TTAAGTAAAGTGATTAACGAGTCACTAAGACTTTACCCTCCAGCTACCCTTCTACCAAGGATGGCATTTGAAGATCTAAAACTAGGTGATCTAACAATTCCCAAAGGTTTATCAATATGGATACCGGTTCTTGCCATCCATCACAGTGAAGAGTTATGGGGTAAAGACGCAAACCAATTCAACCCCGAACGTTTTGGAGGTAGACCATTCGCGTCCGGTCGCCATTTCATACCATTTGCAGCCGGTCCCCGAAACTGCATTGGACAACAATTTGCATTGATGGaagcaaaaataatattagCCACGCTAATTTCCAAGTTTAACTTCacaatatcaaataattatagGCATGCCCCAATCGTTGTGCTTACTATAAAACCTAAGTACGGAGTTCAAGTGATATTGAAGCCACTGGATTCATGA
- the LOC104724205 gene encoding probable dolichyl pyrophosphate Man9GlcNAc2 alpha-1,3-glucosyltransferase isoform X2: protein MPKKKPVKHSGDDDIAAPVSSQTGSSIDTLWWWLTHKGTTTSFLCISLFALLIRSAVSMYPYSGAGTPPKFGDFEAQRHWMEITTNLPVIDWYRNGTNNDLTYWGLDYPPLTAYQSYIHGVLLKIFNPESVALLSSRGHESYLGKLLMRWTVLSSDALIFFPAALFFVLVYHRNRTRSSKSEVAWHIAMILLNPCLILIDHGHFQYNCISLRLTLGAIAAVLCGSEVLTFGLFSLALSHKQMSAYFAPAFFSHLLGKCLRRRNPILAVVKLGIAVIATFVIVWWPYLHSLDDFLMVLSRLAPFERGIYEDYVANFWCTTSILIKWKKLFTTQSLKSISLAATILASLPSMVQQILSPSNEGFLYGLLNSSMAFYLFSFQVHEKSILMPFLSATLLALKLPDHFIHLTYYALFSMFPLLCRDKLLIPYLTLSFLFTIIYHSPGNQPVQKTKASIFSFKNFPGYVFLLRTHFFISIVLHVLYLTIQPPQKYPFLLEALIMILCFSYFVLFGFYTNYTQWTLSRHFRSSGKEKKHI from the exons atgccGAAGAAGAAGCCGGTGAAACATTCCGGCGACGATGACATCGCAGCTCCGGTATCATCGCAAACCGGATCTTCGATTGATACGTTGTGGTGGTGGTTAACACATAAAGGAACCACCACTTCGTTCCTCTGCATCTCACTCTTCGCATTACTGATCCGATCTGCTGTATCGATGTATCCATACTCCGGCGCCGGAACCCCTCCTAAATTCGGCGATTTCGAAGCTCAGAGACATTGGATGGAGATAACCACAAATCTTCCGGTTATCGATTGGTATAGAAACGGCACTAACAACGATCTCACTTACTGGGGATTAGATTACCCTCCGTTAACTGCTTACCAGAGTTACATCCATGGAGTCTTACTCAAAATCTTCAATCCTGAGTCTGTTGCTCTTCTAAGCTCTCGTGGTCACGAGTCTTATCTTGG aaagTTGTTGATGAGATGGACTGTTTTATCGTCTGATGCTCTCATATTTTTCCCAGCTGCTCTCTTTTTTGTGTTGGTGTATCATAGGAATCGAACTAGGAGTAGTAAGAGTGAAGTGGCATGGCATATTGCTATGATTCTCTTGAACCCTTGTTTGATCCTCATTGATCATGGTCATTTTCAG taCAATTGTATCAGCTTGAGACTTACACTTGGTGCCATTGCTGCGGTACTATGTGGGAGCGAGGTTCTCACTTTTGGTTTGTTCAGTTTAGCTCTCAGTCATAAACAG ATGAGTGCATATTTTGCTCCTGCCTTTTTCAGCCATCTACTGGGAAAATGCTTAAGAAGGAGAAACCCAATACTTGCTGTGGTTAAGCTTGGAATTGCAGTCATAGCCAcgtttgttattgtttggtGGCCATATCTGCATTCTTTGGACGACTTCTTAATG GTTCTCTCCCGTCTTGCCCCATTTGAGAGGGGAATATACGAGGATTACGTGGCAAATTTCTGGTGCACTACGTCCATActcataaaatggaaaaaactGTTTACAACACAATCCCTCAAGTCTATTAGCTTAGCTGCAACTATATTGGCTTCTCTCCCTTCAATGGTTCAGCAAATCTTGTCACCAAGTAATGAAGGTTTCCTATATGGGTTGCTCAACAGTTCAATGGCTTTCTACTTGTTTTCCTTCcaag TGCATGAGAAATCAATCCTGATGCCTTTTCTCTCTGCAACACTATTAGCTCTCAAACTCCCTGACCATTTCATTCATTTAACATATTACGCTCTCTTCTCGatgtttcctcttctttgcCGTGACAAACTCTTGATCCCTTACTTAACACTATCCTTTCTCTTCACCATCATCTATCATTCACCCGGAAATCAACCGGTACAGAAAACGAAAGCTTCAATTTTCTCCTTCAAAAACTTTCCGGGTTATGTATTCTTACTACGAACCCATTTCTTCATCTCCATAGTTCTTCATGTCCTCTACCTTACCATTCAACCTCCTCAAAAGTACCCTTTCCTATTAGAAGCACTAATCATGATTCTCTGTTTCTCATACTTTGTATTGTTTGGCTTTTACACCAACTATACGCAGTGGACTTTGTCAAGGCATTTCAGGTCCTCtggtaaagaaaagaaacacatCTGA
- the LOC104724205 gene encoding probable dolichyl pyrophosphate Man9GlcNAc2 alpha-1,3-glucosyltransferase isoform X1: MPKKKPVKHSGDDDIAAPVSSQTGSSIDTLWWWLTHKGTTTSFLCISLFALLIRSAVSMYPYSGAGTPPKFGDFEAQRHWMEITTNLPVIDWYRNGTNNDLTYWGLDYPPLTAYQSYIHGVLLKIFNPESVALLSSRGHESYLGKLLMRWTVLSSDALIFFPAALFFVLVYHRNRTRSSKSEVAWHIAMILLNPCLILIDHGHFQYNCISLRLTLGAIAAVLCGSEVLTFGLFSLALSHKQLVIACWSNSVPVTSWSYCLVLSTSQMSAYFAPAFFSHLLGKCLRRRNPILAVVKLGIAVIATFVIVWWPYLHSLDDFLMVLSRLAPFERGIYEDYVANFWCTTSILIKWKKLFTTQSLKSISLAATILASLPSMVQQILSPSNEGFLYGLLNSSMAFYLFSFQVHEKSILMPFLSATLLALKLPDHFIHLTYYALFSMFPLLCRDKLLIPYLTLSFLFTIIYHSPGNQPVQKTKASIFSFKNFPGYVFLLRTHFFISIVLHVLYLTIQPPQKYPFLLEALIMILCFSYFVLFGFYTNYTQWTLSRHFRSSGKEKKHI, translated from the exons atgccGAAGAAGAAGCCGGTGAAACATTCCGGCGACGATGACATCGCAGCTCCGGTATCATCGCAAACCGGATCTTCGATTGATACGTTGTGGTGGTGGTTAACACATAAAGGAACCACCACTTCGTTCCTCTGCATCTCACTCTTCGCATTACTGATCCGATCTGCTGTATCGATGTATCCATACTCCGGCGCCGGAACCCCTCCTAAATTCGGCGATTTCGAAGCTCAGAGACATTGGATGGAGATAACCACAAATCTTCCGGTTATCGATTGGTATAGAAACGGCACTAACAACGATCTCACTTACTGGGGATTAGATTACCCTCCGTTAACTGCTTACCAGAGTTACATCCATGGAGTCTTACTCAAAATCTTCAATCCTGAGTCTGTTGCTCTTCTAAGCTCTCGTGGTCACGAGTCTTATCTTGG aaagTTGTTGATGAGATGGACTGTTTTATCGTCTGATGCTCTCATATTTTTCCCAGCTGCTCTCTTTTTTGTGTTGGTGTATCATAGGAATCGAACTAGGAGTAGTAAGAGTGAAGTGGCATGGCATATTGCTATGATTCTCTTGAACCCTTGTTTGATCCTCATTGATCATGGTCATTTTCAG taCAATTGTATCAGCTTGAGACTTACACTTGGTGCCATTGCTGCGGTACTATGTGGGAGCGAGGTTCTCACTTTTGGTTTGTTCAGTTTAGCTCTCAGTCATAAACAG CTAGTGATAGCATGTTGGTCAAATTCTGTTCCAGTCACATCTTGGTCATACTGTTTGGTTTTGTCTACGTCGCAGATGAGTGCATATTTTGCTCCTGCCTTTTTCAGCCATCTACTGGGAAAATGCTTAAGAAGGAGAAACCCAATACTTGCTGTGGTTAAGCTTGGAATTGCAGTCATAGCCAcgtttgttattgtttggtGGCCATATCTGCATTCTTTGGACGACTTCTTAATG GTTCTCTCCCGTCTTGCCCCATTTGAGAGGGGAATATACGAGGATTACGTGGCAAATTTCTGGTGCACTACGTCCATActcataaaatggaaaaaactGTTTACAACACAATCCCTCAAGTCTATTAGCTTAGCTGCAACTATATTGGCTTCTCTCCCTTCAATGGTTCAGCAAATCTTGTCACCAAGTAATGAAGGTTTCCTATATGGGTTGCTCAACAGTTCAATGGCTTTCTACTTGTTTTCCTTCcaag TGCATGAGAAATCAATCCTGATGCCTTTTCTCTCTGCAACACTATTAGCTCTCAAACTCCCTGACCATTTCATTCATTTAACATATTACGCTCTCTTCTCGatgtttcctcttctttgcCGTGACAAACTCTTGATCCCTTACTTAACACTATCCTTTCTCTTCACCATCATCTATCATTCACCCGGAAATCAACCGGTACAGAAAACGAAAGCTTCAATTTTCTCCTTCAAAAACTTTCCGGGTTATGTATTCTTACTACGAACCCATTTCTTCATCTCCATAGTTCTTCATGTCCTCTACCTTACCATTCAACCTCCTCAAAAGTACCCTTTCCTATTAGAAGCACTAATCATGATTCTCTGTTTCTCATACTTTGTATTGTTTGGCTTTTACACCAACTATACGCAGTGGACTTTGTCAAGGCATTTCAGGTCCTCtggtaaagaaaagaaacacatCTGA
- the LOC104724206 gene encoding ubiquitin receptor RAD23d isoform X3 → MKVFVKTLSGTNFEIEVKPADTVSDVKQAIETVQGAQYPAAKQMLIHQGKVLKDETTLEENNVVENSFIVIMLSKTKASPSGASTASAPAPSATQSQPAQTVATPQVSAPTVSVPEPTSVTAAPAAAASVQTDVYGQAASNLVAGTVLESTVQQILDMGGGSWDRDTVVRALRAAFNNPERAVEYLYSGIPAQAELPPVAQAPSTGEQAANPQAQPQQAAPAAATGGPNANPLNLFPQGMPAADAGAGAGNLDFLRNSQQFQALRAMVQANPQILQPMLQELGKQNPQLVRLIQEHQTDFLRLINEPVEGEENVMEQLEAAMPQAVTVTPEEREAIERLEAMGFDRAMVLEVFFACNKNEELAANYLLDHMHEFEDQ, encoded by the exons ATGAAGGTTTTCGTGAAGACGCTCAGTGGTACCAACTTCGAGATCGAAGTTAAACCTGCCGATACg GTTTCTGATGTTAAACAAGCTATAGAAACTGTTCAAGGTGCGCAATACCCTGCTGCTAAGCAGATGCTGATCCACCAAGGGAAGGTTTTAAAGGATGAGACTACATTGGAAGAGAACAATGTTGTTGAGAACAGTTTCATTGTCATCATGTTGTCCAAG ACCAAGGCTTCTCCAAGTGGGGCATCAACCGCATCTGCACCCGCACCTAGTGCTACTCAG TCTCAGCCTGCTCAGACTGTAGCTACACCTCAGGTTTCTGCTCCAACTGTCTCAGT TCCAGAGCCTACAAGTGTAACTGCAGCTCCAGCTGCTGCTGCTTC GGTTCAAACAGATGTGTATGGTCAAGCAGCGTCAAACCTTGTTGCTGGAACTGTTTTAGAGTCCACTGTTCAGCAAATTCTTGACATGGGTGGAGGTAGTTGGGACCGTGACACTGTTGTTCGTGCTCTGAG GGCTGCcttcaacaatcctgaaagagCTGTTGAATATCTATACTCA GGTATCCCTGCTCAAGCTGAACTCCCGCCAGTTGCTCAAGCCCCATCTACTGGTGAACAGGCAGCAAATCCTCAAGCACAGCCCCAACAAGCAGCTCCAGCAGCTGCAACTGGTGGTCCAAACGCAAATCCATTAAACCTGTTCCCCCag GGCATGCCCGCTGCAGATGCTGGTGCTGGAGCTGGTAATCTTGATTTCCTGCGTAACAGTCAGCAG TTCCAAGCATTGCGAGCTATGGTACAAGCAAACCCACAAATTCTACAG CCTATGCTTCAGGAGCTCGGTAAACAAAACCCGCAGCTTGTGAGACTAATTCAAGAGCATCAGACTGACTTCCTACGCTTGATAAATGAACCTGTCGAGGGAGAAGA GAATGTTATGGAACAGTTGGAAGCAGCAATGCCACAAGCTGTTACCGTTACACCTGAAGAGCGTGAAGCCATTGAACGG CTTGAAGCGATGGGGTTTGATCGTGCCATGGTCTTAGAGGTGTTCTTTGCGTGTAACAAGAATGAAGAACTTGCAGCTAACTACCTTCTAGATCACATGCACGAGTTTGAGGACCAATAA
- the LOC104724206 gene encoding ubiquitin receptor RAD23d isoform X4, translating to MKVFVKTLSGTNFEIEVKPADTVSDVKQAIETVQGAQYPAAKQMLIHQGKVLKDETTLEENNVVENSFIVIMLSKTKASPSGASTASAPAPSATQSQPAQTVATPQVSAPTVSVPEPTSVTAAPAAAASVQTDVYGQAASNLVAGTVLESTVQQILDMGGGSWDRDTVVRALRAAFNNPERAVEYLYSGIPAQAELPPVAQAPSTGEQAANPQAQPQQAAPAAATGGPNANPLNLFPQGMPAADAGAGAGNLDFLRNSQQFQALRAMVQANPQILQPMLQELGKQNPQLVRLIQEHQTDFLRLINEPVEGEENVMEQLEAAMPQAVTVTPEEREAIERLEAMGFDRAMVLEVFFACNKNEELAANYLLDHMHEFEDQ from the exons ATGAAGGTTTTCGTGAAGACGCTCAGTGGTACCAACTTCGAGATCGAAGTTAAACCTGCCGATACg GTTTCTGATGTTAAACAAGCTATAGAAACTGTTCAAGGTGCGCAATACCCTGCTGCTAAGCAGATGCTGATCCACCAAGGGAAGGTTTTAAAGGATGAGACTACATTGGAAGAGAACAATGTTGTTGAGAACAGTTTCATTGTCATCATGTTGTCCAAG ACCAAGGCTTCTCCAAGTGGGGCATCAACCGCATCTGCACCCGCACCTAGTGCTACTCAG TCTCAGCCTGCTCAGACTGTAGCTACACCTCAGGTTTCTGCTCCAACTGTCTCAGT TCCAGAGCCTACAAGTGTAACTGCAGCTCCAGCTGCTGCTGCTTC GGTTCAAACAGATGTGTATGGTCAAGCAGCGTCAAACCTTGTTGCTGGAACTGTTTTAGAGTCCACTGTTCAGCAAATTCTTGACATGGGTGGAGGTAGTTGGGACCGTGACACTGTTGTTCGTGCTCTGAG GGCTGCcttcaacaatcctgaaagagCTGTTGAATATCTATACTCA GGTATCCCTGCTCAAGCTGAACTCCCGCCAGTTGCTCAAGCCCCATCTACTGGTGAACAGGCAGCAAATCCTCAAGCACAGCCCCAACAAGCAGCTCCAGCAGCTGCAACTGGTGGTCCAAACGCAAATCCATTAAACCTGTTCCCCCag GGCATGCCCGCTGCAGATGCTGGTGCTGGAGCTGGTAATCTTGATTTCCTGCGTAACAGTCAGCAG TTCCAAGCATTGCGAGCTATGGTACAAGCAAACCCACAAATTCTACAG CCTATGCTTCAGGAGCTCGGTAAACAAAACCCGCAGCTTGTGAGACTAATTCAAGAGCATCAGACTGACTTCCTACGCTTGATAAATGAACCTGTCGAGGGAGAAGA AAATGTTATGGAACAGTTGGAAGCAGCAATGCCACAAGCTGTTACCGTTACTCCTGAAGAGCGTGAAGCCATTGAACGG CTTGAAGCGATGGGGTTTGATCGTGCCATGGTCTTAGAGGTGTTCTTTGCGTGTAACAAGAATGAAGAACTTGCAGCTAACTACCTTCTAGATCACATGCACGAGTTTGAGGACCAATAA
- the LOC104724206 gene encoding ubiquitin receptor RAD23d isoform X1: MKVFVKTLSGTNFEIEVKPADTVSDVKQAIETVQGAQYPAAKQMLIHQGKVLKDETTLEENNVVENSFIVIMLSKTKASPSGASTASAPAPSATQSQPAQTVATPQVSAPTVSVPEPTSVTAAPAAAASVQTDVYGQAASNLVAGTVLESTVQQILDMGGGSWDRDTVVRALRAAFNNPERAVEYLYSGIPAQAELPPVAQAPSTGEQAANPQAQPQQAAPAAATGGPNANPLNLFPQGMPAADAGAGAGNLDFLRNSQQFQALRAMVQANPQILQPMLQELGKQNPQLVRLIQEHQTDFLRLINEPVEGEENVMEQLEAAMPQAVTVTPEEREAIERLEAMGFDRAMVLEVFFACNKNEELAANYLLDHMHEFEDQ; this comes from the exons ATGAAGGTTTTCGTGAAGACGCTCAGTGGTACCAACTTCGAGATCGAAGTTAAACCTGCCGATACg GTTTCTGATGTTAAACAAGCTATAGAAACTGTTCAAGGTGCGCAATACCCTGCTGCTAAGCAGATGCTGATCCACCAAGGGAAGGTTTTAAAGGATGAGACTACATTGGAAGAGAACAATGTTGTTGAGAACAGTTTCATTGTCATCATGTTGTCCAAG ACCAAGGCTTCTCCAAGTGGGGCATCAACCGCATCTGCACCCGCACCTAGTGCTACTCAG TCTCAGCCTGCTCAGACTGTAGCTACACCTCAGGTTTCTGCTCCAACTGTCTCAGT TCCAGAGCCTACAAGTGTAACTGCAGCTCCAGCTGCTGCTGCTTC GGTTCAAACAGATGTGTATGGTCAAGCAGCGTCAAACCTTGTTGCTGGAACTGTTTTAGAGTCCACTGTTCAGCAAATTCTTGACATGGGTGGAGGTAGTTGGGACCGTGACACTGTTGTTCGTGCTCTGAGGGCTGCcttcaacaatcctgaaagagCTGTTGAATATCTATACTCA GGTATCCCTGCTCAAGCTGAACTCCCGCCAGTTGCTCAAGCCCCATCTACTGGTGAACAGGCAGCAAATCCTCAAGCACAGCCCCAACAAGCAGCTCCAGCAGCTGCAACTGGTGGTCCAAACGCAAATCCATTAAACCTGTTCCCCCag GGCATGCCCGCTGCAGATGCTGGTGCTGGAGCTGGTAATCTTGATTTCCTGCGTAACAGTCAGCAG TTCCAAGCATTGCGAGCTATGGTACAAGCAAACCCACAAATTCTACAG CCTATGCTTCAGGAGCTCGGTAAACAAAACCCGCAGCTTGTGAGACTAATTCAAGAGCATCAGACTGACTTCCTACGCTTGATAAATGAACCTGTCGAGGGAGAAGA GAATGTTATGGAACAGTTGGAAGCAGCAATGCCACAAGCTGTTACCGTTACACCTGAAGAGCGTGAAGCCATTGAACGG CTTGAAGCGATGGGGTTTGATCGTGCCATGGTCTTAGAGGTGTTCTTTGCGTGTAACAAGAATGAAGAACTTGCAGCTAACTACCTTCTAGATCACATGCACGAGTTTGAGGACCAATAA
- the LOC104724206 gene encoding ubiquitin receptor RAD23d isoform X2: MKVFVKTLSGTNFEIEVKPADTVSDVKQAIETVQGAQYPAAKQMLIHQGKVLKDETTLEENNVVENSFIVIMLSKTKASPSGASTASAPAPSATQSQPAQTVATPQVSAPTVSVPEPTSVTAAPAAAASVQTDVYGQAASNLVAGTVLESTVQQILDMGGGSWDRDTVVRALRAAFNNPERAVEYLYSGIPAQAELPPVAQAPSTGEQAANPQAQPQQAAPAAATGGPNANPLNLFPQGMPAADAGAGAGNLDFLRNSQQFQALRAMVQANPQILQPMLQELGKQNPQLVRLIQEHQTDFLRLINEPVEGEENVMEQLEAAMPQAVTVTPEEREAIERLEAMGFDRAMVLEVFFACNKNEELAANYLLDHMHEFEDQ; encoded by the exons ATGAAGGTTTTCGTGAAGACGCTCAGTGGTACCAACTTCGAGATCGAAGTTAAACCTGCCGATACg GTTTCTGATGTTAAACAAGCTATAGAAACTGTTCAAGGTGCGCAATACCCTGCTGCTAAGCAGATGCTGATCCACCAAGGGAAGGTTTTAAAGGATGAGACTACATTGGAAGAGAACAATGTTGTTGAGAACAGTTTCATTGTCATCATGTTGTCCAAG ACCAAGGCTTCTCCAAGTGGGGCATCAACCGCATCTGCACCCGCACCTAGTGCTACTCAG TCTCAGCCTGCTCAGACTGTAGCTACACCTCAGGTTTCTGCTCCAACTGTCTCAGT TCCAGAGCCTACAAGTGTAACTGCAGCTCCAGCTGCTGCTGCTTC GGTTCAAACAGATGTGTATGGTCAAGCAGCGTCAAACCTTGTTGCTGGAACTGTTTTAGAGTCCACTGTTCAGCAAATTCTTGACATGGGTGGAGGTAGTTGGGACCGTGACACTGTTGTTCGTGCTCTGAGGGCTGCcttcaacaatcctgaaagagCTGTTGAATATCTATACTCA GGTATCCCTGCTCAAGCTGAACTCCCGCCAGTTGCTCAAGCCCCATCTACTGGTGAACAGGCAGCAAATCCTCAAGCACAGCCCCAACAAGCAGCTCCAGCAGCTGCAACTGGTGGTCCAAACGCAAATCCATTAAACCTGTTCCCCCag GGCATGCCCGCTGCAGATGCTGGTGCTGGAGCTGGTAATCTTGATTTCCTGCGTAACAGTCAGCAG TTCCAAGCATTGCGAGCTATGGTACAAGCAAACCCACAAATTCTACAG CCTATGCTTCAGGAGCTCGGTAAACAAAACCCGCAGCTTGTGAGACTAATTCAAGAGCATCAGACTGACTTCCTACGCTTGATAAATGAACCTGTCGAGGGAGAAGA AAATGTTATGGAACAGTTGGAAGCAGCAATGCCACAAGCTGTTACCGTTACTCCTGAAGAGCGTGAAGCCATTGAACGG CTTGAAGCGATGGGGTTTGATCGTGCCATGGTCTTAGAGGTGTTCTTTGCGTGTAACAAGAATGAAGAACTTGCAGCTAACTACCTTCTAGATCACATGCACGAGTTTGAGGACCAATAA